Genomic segment of Bacillota bacterium:
CGCTCGCAGCCGGCGACCCCCGCTCTCCCGAGGGGATGGAAGGCCGGGGCGGCGGCTTGCCTTTCAGCCCGCGCGGCCGTGGTGGGGGCGGGTCTTGACCACGGAAATGGCCTGGTGCAGCGCCTTGAAGACCTCCAGGCGGGTCTGGAGGCGCTGGAGTTCCACGTCGATCACGACGGTGCCCTCCGAACTCCCGGCGTAGCGGGCGGGGAGGTTGCGCAGC
This window contains:
- a CDS encoding late competence development ComFB family protein, producing the protein MPAAPEDSLSNRMEQAVLAALDEALAYHPDACRCSRCRRDIVALALRNLPARYAGSSEGTVVIDVELQRLQTRLEVFKALHQAISVVKTRPHHGRAG